From a single Halobacteriovorax sp. DA5 genomic region:
- a CDS encoding cytochrome C oxidase subunit IV family protein, translating into MAEGAHHSHKKLYIFIFFVLTFLTAVELIIPGMTNIAKFYRDSALVLLALGKAFLVAYYFMHLNEETKWTRFIAAIPISAGVYATVLILESMFR; encoded by the coding sequence ATGGCTGAAGGCGCACATCATTCACACAAGAAATTATATATTTTCATTTTCTTCGTACTGACGTTTTTAACAGCTGTGGAACTAATCATTCCAGGTATGACAAATATTGCAAAGTTTTATCGCGATAGTGCTTTAGTACTTTTAGCTCTTGGAAAAGCTTTCTTAGTTGCTTACTACTTTATGCACTTAAATGAAGAAACTAAATGGACACGTTTTATTGCTGCAATTCCAATTTCAGCAGGTGTTTATGCTACTGTGCTTATTTTAGAATCAATGTTTAGATAA
- a CDS encoding SCO family protein, which yields MTSLGIKRSNSLIETLVSKKAFWLVFVLYFFSVPFFKSVFRELPPELPVMKQLPAFSLTNSFGKTFGSKELEGRVYIANFIFTNCPSSCLRLTEEMQKIQKRVRGLGQKVALVSFTVDPETDNPKTLFKYARKHQANPYIWTFLTGKTEDMQSTIVDGFGTQMGKLQEVEANVNGEKVTMLDIAHSEKLVLVDGHGKIRGYYDSTSKDINKLMIDLGLLVNKEQYLKN from the coding sequence ATGACTAGTTTAGGTATAAAAAGATCAAATTCACTAATCGAAACGCTTGTCTCAAAGAAAGCGTTTTGGTTAGTATTTGTTTTATATTTCTTCTCAGTACCTTTTTTCAAATCAGTATTTAGAGAATTACCTCCTGAACTTCCAGTCATGAAACAATTACCAGCTTTCTCACTTACTAATAGTTTTGGAAAAACATTTGGATCAAAAGAATTAGAAGGGCGTGTTTATATAGCAAACTTCATTTTCACTAATTGTCCGTCTAGCTGTCTTAGGTTAACGGAAGAAATGCAAAAGATTCAAAAGAGAGTAAGAGGACTTGGGCAAAAGGTTGCACTTGTATCTTTTACTGTTGATCCTGAAACGGATAATCCTAAAACACTATTTAAGTATGCAAGAAAACATCAAGCAAATCCTTATATTTGGACTTTCTTAACTGGAAAGACTGAAGATATGCAATCTACAATAGTAGATGGCTTCGGTACTCAGATGGGAAAATTACAAGAAGTTGAGGCCAATGTTAACGGTGAAAAGGTAACAATGCTTGATATTGCACACTCTGAAAAACTTGTTCTAGTTGATGGACATGGTAAAATCAGAGGGTATTACGATTCAACAAGTAAAGATATTAATAAGCTAATGATTGATCTTGGTTTATTAGTTAACAAAGAACAGTATTTAAAAAATTAA
- a CDS encoding c-type cytochrome, translating into MKKMALTLTAMFTILSLVSCQENHFKEDKVFAGGLYVKKDVLNRGKQIYTEYCMPCHGVDGDGKGVAAKAMKVPPRDFTKGVFKFGEVEAGTLPHDKHFYKILEKGLHGTAMLPWDLTEDQMFEVVQYIKTFAPSVWEGKDKELGKQVTLGKNPYGVAHVKSAIEEGKKVYHADAMCWSCHRAYVPKDELAKLTGMSASDFSDSDYQSKLQETEWGFKSLPPDFTWNTIRSADTVEEIALRLAAGVGGTAMAAWKGTLTDDQIWAVAHYVEYLKNLKDTEARKELLDRIKNQ; encoded by the coding sequence ATGAAGAAAATGGCATTAACTTTAACAGCAATGTTTACAATTTTATCTTTGGTTTCTTGCCAGGAAAACCACTTCAAAGAAGATAAAGTATTCGCAGGTGGCCTCTATGTTAAGAAAGATGTTCTTAATAGAGGGAAGCAAATTTACACTGAATACTGTATGCCTTGTCACGGTGTAGACGGTGATGGAAAAGGTGTTGCAGCTAAGGCAATGAAAGTTCCACCACGTGACTTTACTAAAGGTGTCTTCAAGTTTGGAGAAGTTGAAGCGGGAACTCTTCCACACGATAAGCACTTCTACAAAATCTTAGAGAAGGGTCTTCATGGTACGGCAATGCTTCCATGGGATCTAACTGAAGATCAAATGTTTGAAGTTGTTCAATACATTAAAACTTTTGCTCCATCAGTATGGGAAGGTAAAGATAAGGAACTTGGAAAACAAGTTACTCTTGGTAAAAACCCTTACGGTGTAGCTCACGTTAAGTCTGCTATTGAAGAAGGTAAGAAAGTTTATCACGCAGATGCAATGTGCTGGTCATGTCACAGAGCTTACGTTCCTAAGGATGAGCTTGCGAAGCTTACTGGTATGAGCGCGAGTGATTTCTCTGATAGTGATTATCAATCAAAGCTTCAAGAAACTGAGTGGGGATTCAAATCACTTCCACCTGATTTCACTTGGAATACGATTCGTTCGGCAGATACAGTTGAAGAAATTGCTCTTCGTTTAGCTGCAGGTGTTGGTGGAACAGCAATGGCCGCTTGGAAAGGAACACTTACAGATGATCAAATCTGGGCAGTTGCTCACTACGTAGAGTATCTTAAGAACTTAAAAGACACAGAAGCTCGTAAAGAGTTACTTGATCGTATTAAGAATCAATAA
- a CDS encoding cytochrome c oxidase subunit 3 — MNQVMTNKDFEAKQLTSSIAMIVLLVSFTMLFATMLLGFSVYRLTVDVWPPMGMPRIPLTLPMVSTIIIALSSVALVLFESAFNKHNTKAMRVYFALTYLLGLGFMFVQWQLWNSMAAMGLQASGGVFPSLFYALTWTHAAHIVLGLIALLFLLPVSMKGYSMEKVTWVQNVSKFWHFLGVVWLVMFIVMFVF, encoded by the coding sequence ATGAACCAAGTAATGACAAACAAAGATTTTGAAGCAAAACAGCTCACATCATCAATTGCGATGATTGTGCTTCTTGTTTCATTTACAATGCTCTTTGCTACGATGTTACTTGGTTTTTCTGTTTACCGTTTAACTGTTGATGTATGGCCACCAATGGGAATGCCGAGAATTCCTCTAACACTCCCTATGGTCAGTACAATAATAATTGCGTTAAGTTCTGTTGCTTTAGTGCTGTTTGAATCTGCATTCAATAAGCACAATACTAAGGCCATGAGAGTTTATTTCGCATTAACTTATTTATTAGGTCTTGGTTTCATGTTTGTTCAATGGCAACTTTGGAACTCAATGGCAGCGATGGGACTTCAAGCTTCTGGCGGAGTATTCCCATCTTTATTTTATGCACTTACTTGGACACATGCTGCGCATATTGTTTTAGGTTTAATTGCACTTTTATTTCTTCTTCCTGTTTCAATGAAAGGTTACAGTATGGAGAAAGTAACTTGGGTACAGAATGTATCTAAGTTTTGGCACTTTTTAGGTGTCGTTTGGTTAGTAATGTTTATCGTTATGTTTGTATTTTAA
- a CDS encoding cbb3-type cytochrome c oxidase subunit I: protein MAFFEQHIHSEPKTFISKYIFSYDHKVIGKQFLWYGIIGLGLGGMMALMIRWTLAFPGEAFPILGNLLFPSTGGVVPPDTYAMLFTMHGTIMIFYAITPILIGAFGNYLIPLQIGARDMVFPLLNMLSFWIAAASALILVASLCLPLGAAAGGWTSYPTLSTLIGSPGAGQTLWTLALFLLGVSSTMGAVNYITTVIVLRAPGMGYFDMPLSVWGLWLTAILNAIFLPVLGAGLLLLLFDRVFGTTFFLAGAAATTGTGDPILYQHVFWIFGHPEVYILILPAWGIVSDLLSFFARKPAFGAKATALSMTSITILSTIVYGHHMYTTQMSPLLTQTFMTLTMTISIPSAIFFANWLGTIWKGSIKFDTPMIFSLGVVFVFGLGGLTGLYLATVTTDLYLHDTYFVVGHFHYTMAASVLLGGYAAIYFWMPKMFGKFLNEFWGKVHFWITMIGLNGVFMGMMIVGYAGMHRRLYNPFVYEFMERLIPINAFVTYSALLMGLGQIPFVINFVYTIFFKKEKEPVSDNPWNVGTLEWTIPSPAPVYNFKEIPVVKCGPHELGNPNLPEGKDFQYQTEEIVEA, encoded by the coding sequence ATGGCATTTTTCGAGCAACATATTCACTCAGAGCCAAAGACTTTCATCTCAAAGTATATTTTTTCTTATGATCACAAAGTGATCGGAAAACAATTTCTTTGGTACGGAATCATTGGTCTAGGTTTAGGTGGGATGATGGCCCTTATGATTCGCTGGACACTAGCGTTTCCTGGAGAGGCATTCCCAATTCTAGGTAACTTACTTTTCCCTTCAACAGGAGGAGTTGTTCCACCAGATACGTACGCGATGCTTTTCACTATGCACGGTACGATCATGATTTTCTACGCAATTACACCAATTCTAATTGGGGCGTTCGGAAACTATCTTATCCCATTACAAATTGGGGCAAGAGATATGGTCTTCCCATTACTTAATATGCTTTCTTTTTGGATTGCAGCTGCATCAGCGTTAATCCTTGTTGCTTCTCTGTGTTTACCACTAGGTGCTGCAGCAGGTGGTTGGACTTCGTACCCAACGCTATCAACGCTAATTGGTTCACCAGGGGCCGGGCAAACTCTTTGGACTCTTGCTCTTTTCCTTCTTGGTGTATCTTCAACAATGGGTGCGGTTAACTATATTACAACTGTTATCGTTCTTAGAGCTCCAGGTATGGGATACTTTGATATGCCACTATCTGTTTGGGGTCTATGGCTAACAGCTATTCTAAACGCAATTTTCCTTCCAGTACTTGGTGCAGGTCTTTTACTTCTATTATTTGACCGTGTATTTGGAACAACTTTCTTCCTTGCTGGTGCTGCTGCAACAACAGGAACAGGTGATCCTATCCTTTACCAACACGTATTCTGGATCTTTGGTCACCCTGAAGTTTATATCCTTATTCTTCCTGCGTGGGGGATTGTATCTGACTTACTTTCTTTCTTCGCTAGAAAACCAGCATTTGGTGCGAAAGCAACTGCGCTTTCTATGACTTCGATTACAATTCTTTCAACAATTGTATATGGTCACCACATGTATACGACTCAAATGAGTCCACTTTTAACTCAAACTTTCATGACTCTTACAATGACGATCTCAATTCCATCTGCAATTTTCTTTGCAAACTGGTTAGGGACAATTTGGAAAGGATCAATCAAGTTTGATACGCCAATGATTTTCTCTCTTGGTGTTGTATTCGTTTTTGGTCTTGGTGGTCTAACAGGTCTATATCTAGCAACTGTTACAACTGACCTTTACCTACACGATACATACTTTGTAGTAGGTCACTTCCACTATACGATGGCAGCTTCTGTTCTTCTTGGTGGATACGCAGCAATTTATTTCTGGATGCCAAAAATGTTTGGTAAATTCCTGAATGAATTCTGGGGTAAAGTGCACTTCTGGATCACAATGATTGGTCTAAATGGTGTATTCATGGGAATGATGATTGTTGGATACGCAGGTATGCACAGACGTCTTTATAACCCATTTGTTTACGAATTTATGGAAAGACTAATCCCAATTAATGCATTTGTTACTTACTCTGCACTACTAATGGGTCTTGGACAAATTCCATTCGTAATCAACTTTGTTTACACAATTTTCTTTAAGAAAGAAAAAGAGCCAGTATCTGACAACCCTTGGAATGTTGGTACTCTTGAGTGGACAATACCATCACCAGCACCAGTGTATAACTTTAAAGAGATTCCTGTTGTTAAGTGTGGACCACACGAACTAGGAAACCCAAATCTTCCAGAAGGTAAGGATTTCCAATATCAAACTGAAGAAATAGTTGAGGCATAA
- a CDS encoding cytochrome c oxidase subunit II — MGFLTPVLATVVSTTSKQMSLWERMKPPEDISVHGHLIDWLFGYTTYMNLFFFALVCAGLFGFSYFYSAKRHPKPYYTYGNKKIHIIIATVIGLSVFLGIDMNITRMSNEDYVNVFAKWPKEDENPLRIQALGQQWAWHFRYAGADNIFNTEDDVVQLNDLRLPVGRKVVIQVLSKDVIHSLYFPNARRKVDAIPGRLTRLWFEPTKAGTWDIACAEMCGTYHYRMKASLTTYSAEDYATWIAEAQEKAIHENDPENPELFWGWKWQY; from the coding sequence ATGGGATTTTTGACACCTGTTTTAGCTACAGTTGTTAGTACAACTTCTAAGCAGATGAGTCTTTGGGAAAGAATGAAACCACCTGAAGATATCTCTGTGCACGGTCACTTGATCGATTGGTTATTTGGCTACACTACTTACATGAACCTCTTTTTCTTTGCATTAGTATGTGCAGGATTATTTGGTTTCTCTTACTTTTATTCAGCTAAGAGACACCCAAAGCCTTATTATACTTATGGGAACAAGAAGATTCATATCATCATTGCGACTGTAATTGGTCTATCGGTATTCCTTGGAATCGATATGAACATTACAAGAATGTCGAATGAGGATTATGTAAATGTTTTTGCTAAGTGGCCAAAAGAGGACGAGAATCCACTTCGTATTCAAGCGCTTGGTCAGCAATGGGCATGGCACTTTAGATATGCTGGTGCAGACAATATCTTCAACACAGAAGATGATGTTGTTCAGTTAAATGACTTAAGACTACCTGTTGGTCGTAAAGTTGTTATTCAAGTACTTTCAAAAGATGTAATTCACTCACTATATTTTCCAAATGCTCGTCGTAAGGTTGATGCAATTCCTGGTCGTTTAACTCGTCTATGGTTTGAACCAACTAAAGCTGGTACTTGGGATATTGCTTGTGCAGAAATGTGTGGAACATATCACTACAGAATGAAAGCTTCTCTAACTACTTATTCAGCTGAGGACTACGCAACTTGGATTGCGGAAGCTCAAGAGAAAGCTATTCATGAGAATGACCCTGAAAACCCTGAATTATTCTGGGGTTGGAAGTGGCAGTACTAA
- the cyoE gene encoding heme o synthase, with protein MYRTLAFINILLTLGLIVIGGLVSADFTGLECTSWPICYAATVDKSSIYPILHRVFAGIIIVLNTFLFIKHPKEKSVRLGLFLLILQSLLGGINFIYKLPTLVSVFHLILSFAYIAIFSQQFYPVIKKQELNLKGYSPSSKDLVFIMLLIAFGQFFFGGIVHQTATKDVCGVGDNINILCQTAEGLRFWPTTVAAQIHSLHKYLGVLFLVVLLAFLFSIRKTITLLHGRAFKQFSLLSGSLVGLFLVHLFNAKRLFLLTDTTYFQVLHLLLAIIITLNLLFLFQWFKRFEEVFFGGYKHTVASDLLSLTKPRLGLLVVSTIISGILLTGQYVDFFYLINALIFSILIVMSATTINCYMEIEVDSNMVRTKDRALPAGRIKPIYAVVQGWLLFILGFSLTYIYVNKVTALLGALAFFSYLYVYTPMKRTSPAALFVGALPGAIPPVMGRTIVTGEIDGLAILLFGILFIWQIPHFMAISIYHKQDYAEGDIKVYPHYYSIAKMKICIALWTLLLFLFSSAGYFFGLNSWNFFIASLVVNGLFFAQSLQSFFIHDEPSYVAWARQYFWGSIIYLPLLLSLMIFLS; from the coding sequence ATGTATCGTACACTTGCCTTCATCAATATATTATTAACTTTAGGTTTAATTGTCATTGGTGGGTTAGTGAGTGCGGACTTCACTGGCCTAGAGTGTACTTCTTGGCCAATCTGTTATGCAGCTACTGTTGATAAGTCATCAATATATCCAATTTTACATAGAGTTTTTGCTGGAATTATCATTGTTTTAAATACATTTCTTTTTATTAAGCATCCAAAAGAAAAGTCTGTTCGTTTAGGACTATTTCTTTTAATTCTTCAGTCGCTACTGGGTGGAATTAACTTCATTTATAAGCTTCCAACTCTTGTCAGTGTTTTCCACTTAATTTTAAGTTTTGCTTATATCGCAATCTTTTCTCAGCAATTTTATCCTGTTATCAAAAAACAAGAACTGAATTTAAAAGGGTATTCACCTTCGTCGAAAGATCTTGTCTTTATTATGTTACTAATTGCATTTGGACAGTTCTTCTTTGGTGGTATTGTTCATCAAACTGCAACAAAAGATGTGTGTGGAGTAGGGGATAATATTAATATCCTATGCCAAACAGCAGAGGGCCTTCGCTTTTGGCCTACTACTGTAGCAGCACAAATACACTCTCTTCATAAGTATTTAGGAGTCCTGTTTCTAGTAGTACTACTAGCGTTTCTCTTTAGTATAAGAAAAACAATTACTTTATTACATGGAAGAGCATTTAAACAATTCTCTCTTTTATCTGGAAGTTTAGTTGGACTATTTTTAGTTCACTTATTTAATGCAAAGAGATTGTTCTTACTAACTGATACTACTTACTTCCAAGTACTTCATCTTTTATTAGCAATTATCATTACGCTAAATTTACTTTTCTTATTTCAGTGGTTCAAGCGTTTTGAGGAAGTGTTTTTTGGTGGTTATAAGCATACTGTAGCAAGTGACTTGTTAAGCTTAACTAAGCCAAGACTTGGTCTACTCGTTGTTTCGACTATTATTTCAGGAATTTTACTTACTGGACAATATGTTGATTTCTTCTATCTGATTAATGCACTTATTTTTTCAATTTTAATTGTCATGTCTGCAACGACAATTAATTGCTATATGGAAATTGAAGTTGATTCCAATATGGTTCGTACTAAAGATCGCGCCTTACCAGCAGGACGAATAAAACCAATTTATGCTGTTGTTCAAGGATGGCTGCTTTTTATTCTCGGATTTAGTCTAACTTATATTTATGTAAATAAAGTTACTGCGTTACTCGGTGCGTTGGCATTTTTTTCTTATCTTTATGTCTATACTCCGATGAAGAGAACTAGTCCTGCTGCGTTATTTGTTGGTGCACTTCCTGGGGCAATTCCTCCTGTGATGGGGCGCACAATTGTGACAGGTGAAATTGATGGTCTAGCAATTTTATTGTTTGGTATTTTGTTTATTTGGCAAATTCCTCACTTCATGGCCATCTCGATTTACCATAAACAAGATTACGCGGAAGGTGATATTAAGGTTTATCCTCATTACTACTCAATTGCCAAAATGAAGATCTGTATTGCTCTTTGGACATTACTCTTGTTTTTATTTAGTAGTGCCGGATATTTCTTTGGTCTCAATTCTTGGAACTTTTTTATCGCTTCATTAGTAGTTAATGGGCTATTTTTTGCGCAGAGTTTGCAAAGTTTTTTTATTCATGATGAGCCGAGTTACGTAGCTTGGGCCCGACAATATTTTTGGGGTTCTATAATCTATTTACCACTCTTGCTATCATTGATGATTTTCCTTAGCTAA
- a CDS encoding heme A synthase translates to MENSKKLRFKKFLPVVIITVFALILIGGMVRSTGAGMGCPDWPTCFGKIVPPTSVDQLPADYQTRFAKPGRIVAIFNPVHTWTEYFNRMAGVWTGIASIILVVLSFAYKKNNKKVVWLSGLALFLVVLNGGVGAMVVSSHLHPAVITIHMLLAIFLAFALAHLKYEVTELKFHRKHCVDRYKDFLWVLVGLVVIQIVLGTQVREQIDLITNTEPNLARTNWVERLDMIFYIHRSFSILVLLGFSYTLRKIMEEFKDNSFVQKKCISIMLVLIGVITAGVVLAYLAFPAFAQPVHLLFAILLSYFIYELLIILKKSQEVEL, encoded by the coding sequence ATGGAAAATTCTAAAAAATTACGATTCAAAAAGTTTTTGCCTGTAGTCATAATCACTGTTTTTGCACTTATTCTCATTGGAGGGATGGTAAGAAGCACCGGAGCTGGAATGGGATGTCCTGATTGGCCAACTTGTTTCGGTAAAATTGTTCCTCCTACAAGTGTTGATCAACTTCCAGCTGATTATCAAACTCGTTTTGCAAAGCCTGGTCGCATTGTTGCTATTTTCAATCCTGTGCATACATGGACGGAGTACTTCAACAGAATGGCCGGTGTATGGACTGGTATTGCTTCGATCATTTTAGTAGTACTATCATTTGCTTATAAGAAGAATAATAAGAAGGTTGTATGGCTTTCTGGATTGGCCTTGTTTCTAGTCGTTTTAAATGGTGGTGTAGGAGCAATGGTCGTTAGTTCACATCTACATCCAGCTGTTATTACAATTCATATGTTACTCGCGATATTTCTTGCATTTGCGCTTGCCCATTTAAAATATGAGGTAACGGAGCTCAAATTTCATCGCAAACACTGCGTTGATCGCTACAAAGACTTCTTGTGGGTTCTTGTGGGACTAGTTGTGATTCAAATCGTTTTAGGAACTCAAGTTAGAGAGCAAATTGACTTGATAACTAATACAGAGCCGAATTTAGCTAGGACAAATTGGGTTGAACGACTTGATATGATTTTTTATATTCACCGTTCTTTCTCAATCTTAGTACTTCTTGGATTTTCGTATACTCTTAGAAAAATCATGGAAGAGTTCAAAGACAATTCATTTGTACAAAAGAAGTGTATCTCAATAATGTTAGTGTTAATTGGTGTCATTACAGCAGGAGTAGTCTTAGCTTATTTAGCATTTCCAGCCTTTGCTCAGCCAGTTCACTTATTATTTGCTATTTTACTTTCTTACTTTATTTATGAGTTATTAATCATTCTTAAAAAATCACAAGAGGTGGAACTGTAA
- a CDS encoding tryptophan 2,3-dioxygenase family protein gives MHKNHGPVYYGDYLELNKLLDTQNPLSKKYGDEAHDETLFIVVHQVYELWFKQILHELHSIKNIFSVDKVEESLLSTVCSRLERIKKVQTLLLGQLEVMETMTPMDFLEFRDLLVPASGFQSVQFREIEILLGLSTNQRKEVDREYFLGRLNDQDKERLLKIEAESTLFSALEKWLERMPFTFNEEFDFWSEYQACVEDMLCGDELTVLDNMATLPPKALEIQKANLKSTRDTFETLFNSVEYNKLVKEGKRRLSQKATLNALFVLLYRDEPILTLPYTVLAHLMDIDENFTTWRYKHALMAHRMLGTKIGTGGSSGHQYLKDAADNNRSFIDLFNLSTFIIPRSQRPILPEKLKTAMNFNYRD, from the coding sequence ATGCACAAAAATCACGGTCCTGTCTATTATGGTGACTATTTAGAACTGAATAAATTACTCGATACACAAAATCCTCTCTCTAAAAAATATGGAGATGAAGCACACGATGAAACACTTTTTATAGTCGTGCATCAAGTATATGAATTATGGTTCAAACAAATACTTCACGAACTACACTCGATAAAAAACATTTTCTCAGTAGATAAAGTTGAAGAATCATTGCTTTCAACTGTTTGTTCAAGACTTGAGCGCATTAAAAAAGTTCAAACTCTACTTCTTGGCCAATTAGAAGTGATGGAAACAATGACCCCGATGGATTTTCTTGAATTTAGAGATTTACTTGTCCCTGCTTCAGGATTCCAAAGTGTTCAATTTAGAGAAATTGAAATTCTGCTTGGACTTTCGACAAATCAAAGGAAAGAAGTTGATCGTGAATATTTCCTTGGAAGACTGAATGATCAAGATAAAGAAAGGCTTTTAAAAATTGAAGCTGAGTCAACATTATTTTCAGCTCTTGAGAAATGGCTAGAAAGAATGCCATTTACCTTTAACGAGGAATTTGATTTCTGGAGTGAGTATCAGGCATGTGTTGAAGATATGTTATGTGGTGACGAACTTACTGTCCTTGATAATATGGCAACACTTCCACCTAAGGCGCTAGAGATACAAAAGGCAAACCTTAAAAGTACACGCGATACATTTGAAACACTTTTTAATTCTGTAGAATATAATAAATTAGTAAAAGAAGGAAAAAGAAGGCTTTCTCAAAAAGCGACTCTAAATGCCCTCTTTGTTCTTCTTTATCGAGATGAGCCTATCCTAACACTTCCATATACTGTTCTTGCACACCTTATGGATATCGATGAGAACTTTACGACTTGGCGTTATAAGCATGCACTTATGGCACATAGAATGTTAGGGACTAAAATTGGAACAGGTGGATCTTCAGGTCATCAATACTTAAAAGATGCAGCAGATAACAATCGTTCCTTCATCGATCTTTTTAATCTATCAACTTTTATTATTCCAAGATCGCAGAGACCAATTTTACCTGAAAAGTTAAAAACAGCTATGAACTTTAATTACAGAGATTAG
- a CDS encoding aminotransferase class V-fold PLP-dependent enzyme — MYKKYFKRFLNANEGKLHFAAHSHHYWPDVTRDAQIKYWDDSAKYVDEKWGLFFSNEFVELQKNIANVLNISKPEQITFAPNTHELAYRILSALPNGAKVLTTDSEFYSFDRQINRISEENIFDVTKIENSNDKNFIDRFIQEANTDKYDLIFISQVFFNSSFAIKDLISFVKAINSKAEIVIDAYHAFMALPTDLKEIEDRIFYMAGGYKYCGSGEGSCFLISPKNTKLTPKNTGWFAQMGDLTNFSEDKVPFSNDGFRFAGSTMDFTAIYRMNAVLNLWKNEKVTVHDIHLHVEKNQADFLSGIKGTTLENKIVTTANRGHFIAFIFTTALECEEYAKSLKTKRVNVDYRRNILRFGFSIYQDSDDIIKLIKIIKDIG, encoded by the coding sequence ATGTATAAGAAATATTTTAAAAGATTTCTAAACGCAAACGAGGGCAAACTTCACTTTGCTGCTCACTCACACCACTACTGGCCAGATGTCACTAGAGATGCACAGATCAAGTACTGGGATGATAGCGCTAAATATGTTGATGAAAAATGGGGATTATTTTTTTCCAATGAGTTTGTCGAATTACAAAAGAATATTGCAAACGTTTTAAATATTTCTAAACCAGAGCAAATTACATTTGCACCGAATACACATGAGCTTGCTTATCGTATACTTTCAGCTCTTCCTAATGGAGCAAAAGTCTTAACAACTGATAGTGAGTTCTACTCTTTTGATCGTCAAATCAATCGTATTTCAGAAGAAAATATTTTTGATGTAACTAAGATTGAAAATAGTAATGATAAAAACTTTATCGATAGATTTATTCAAGAAGCAAATACTGACAAATATGATCTAATCTTTATTAGCCAAGTATTTTTTAATTCTTCTTTTGCTATTAAGGATCTCATCTCATTTGTTAAAGCAATCAATTCTAAAGCTGAAATTGTAATTGATGCCTACCATGCATTTATGGCCCTCCCAACAGATCTAAAAGAAATTGAAGATCGAATTTTCTACATGGCCGGGGGTTATAAATACTGCGGATCAGGAGAAGGATCTTGCTTTCTGATATCACCAAAAAATACAAAACTTACGCCAAAAAATACTGGTTGGTTTGCACAGATGGGAGACCTGACAAATTTTAGTGAAGATAAGGTTCCATTTAGTAATGATGGTTTTAGATTTGCTGGATCAACCATGGATTTCACGGCAATCTATCGTATGAATGCAGTTTTAAATCTATGGAAGAATGAAAAGGTAACTGTCCATGATATTCACTTACACGTTGAAAAAAACCAAGCTGACTTTCTGTCTGGAATAAAAGGGACAACTTTAGAAAATAAAATTGTAACAACGGCCAATAGAGGACACTTTATCGCTTTTATTTTCACCACAGCTTTAGAGTGTGAAGAGTATGCCAAAAGTCTTAAAACAAAGAGAGTTAATGTCGATTACCGCCGAAATATTTTGCGTTTTGGCTTTAGCATTTATCAAGATAGTGATGATATAATTAAGCTTATTAAAATTATTAAAGATATTGGTTAG
- a CDS encoding DUF420 domain-containing protein produces the protein MKKNNSNFIYTLLFILSGLIALFLVWFIYFKPEAAVKLWWVDYLPMVNAALNTISATLLFVGWRFIKNKNVSAHIKCMSGATATSALFLVSYLLYHHFHGDTKFIAQGFVRPVYFSILISHVLLSIVMLPMILITLWNALTGSFKSHKKWAKWTLPIWLYVSVTGVMIFFFLKYLNY, from the coding sequence ATGAAGAAGAACAACAGTAATTTCATCTATACATTACTTTTTATTTTAAGTGGTCTAATTGCACTTTTTCTCGTTTGGTTTATTTACTTCAAACCAGAAGCTGCAGTTAAGTTATGGTGGGTAGATTATCTTCCAATGGTAAATGCTGCTTTAAATACAATTTCTGCGACATTATTATTTGTAGGTTGGAGATTTATTAAAAATAAGAATGTTTCTGCACATATTAAATGTATGTCAGGGGCGACTGCCACTTCCGCTCTCTTTCTTGTTTCATATCTTCTGTATCATCACTTCCATGGGGATACGAAATTTATAGCGCAAGGTTTTGTAAGGCCTGTGTACTTTTCAATACTAATTTCACACGTTTTATTAAGCATTGTTATGTTGCCAATGATTTTAATTACTCTTTGGAATGCTTTGACTGGTAGTTTTAAGAGCCATAAGAAATGGGCAAAGTGGACTTTACCCATTTGGCTTTATGTTTCAGTAACTGGTGTAATGATTTTTTTCTTTTTAAAATATCTTAATTACTAG